TGAGCTTAAAGTACCTGGCGCTACCGTTAAGTTGAAAAAACTGAGTCCAGTACAAATGCAAAGCGGTGAGAACAAAGCCCAACTGCAAGCACAGCTGGAGTCACTACAACAGTCGCTTAACGACTTAAAGCAGCAGCGTGAAGTAGCTGCAAACGTCGCTGAAAAACAAAAAGAACGTGATGCGCTTTATGATGAACTCATGGCTACCGAAGCGGCCATGAAACGCTTTGAGCAATATCAAACCATGTTGCAATCGGTCGATGCTCAACAAGCACTAAAAGAGCAGCTAGAGATGGAACGAGAGCAAGTTGATGAATATTTGCATGATATTCAACGTAATGCCGGTTCGATTTCAGACCGCCGCTCTATCATTAAAAGCAAGCAAGACTTATTGGTACGCCAAGCCGACCGCCTAAAGCAAGTGAAGTCAGAACGTATCGATCACACACTAGACCTATATTCGGGTAAGCTGGCACCGTACGAAATCGACATTAATCTAGATTTTGATAACCTGTCTGAAGTGATCCACCAGTTTAATAAAGACTGTAATGAGCTTCGAAACTTAGACGTTAATGTGCGTAATACCTATTTGCATATCTACAATGCTGGGATCACTAAGTTTGAAAACGAGTCAGACGTTACTATTAAGTATCAAAAGCTGATCAGCGCGTATCATAACTTAGATAACGAACGAGATGCCGTCGATAAACAAGCACGAGTGGCGCTCACTGAAGTGGCCGCAACCATTAAAGGATTGCGTCAAGACTTAGACCGCTTACGCCGAGAGATGAACAGCTTTAACAAAGGCATAAGCCAGCATCGTATCTCTAACTTGCAGGCATTCAAAATCAATGTCATCCCTCGTAAGATGCTAGTTGATAGTATAGATACCATTATTAGCACTTCAGATTTATATGAAAAAGGCGAAAGCTTAGACTTACTTAGTGAGCAGCCTAGCTCGGAAAAGTCTGTCAATGAGGCGAAAGATCACATCATCAAACTTGCAAGTGATAAAGCGGGATTGACGTTAACCGATCTCTTCGACATTCGCTTTGAAGTGGTCAACCGCGCGGGTGAAACCGAGCACTTTGATAAAATTGACTCGGCCGGCTCAAACGGTACGCGGATCACCATCAAGCTTTTATGTGGCATGCTATTTATCCGCTATCTATTATCTGATCAAGAGCAAGCAATGTATCGTATCCCAATTTACATCGATGAAGCTGCGGATATCGACCCACAAAACCAAAAGGCCATTATCGAAACCGCACTAAGCTTTGGGTTTGTACCAATTTTTGCATCGGTGAAACCACAGATCAGCTGTGACTACTTGGTGCCGATCCGCAATGTCGCACAAGGTAGCCAAAACTGGGTGGATGAAAAAGACTGGATTGAAGTGGAACATTAATCTCAAGTTAATGTCTTAGATACAATTATTAAAGGATGCTTGTCTCTACCATTTAACGCCTTAACACGTTAAGGTAGAGCAGACATCCGACTAAGGAGTAAAGACACATGTTTAAGAATATTGTTATCGCCACTTTGGTGCTGATGTTAGCGGCCTGCGCCAAAACCCCTGATTGGGATTATGATAAGTCTGTACAATTCGCTAACTACAAAACCTATGCTTGGTCACCCGAAGCGGACCTAAAAAATAATGGTCGTGAATACCAAGTCAATGACTTAATGGAAAAGCGGATCCGCAGTGCAATTCAAAACGAAATGAGCAAACAAGGTTTCACCCTCACCGATCCGCAATCGGCTGACTTACTGGTTAACTATCACGCATCAGTTGATACAAAAATTGAATCTGACTCGCTTCACACCACGTATGGCGCGCGTTGGAATTACTGGGGTATTGGCTGGCAAACACAGACCACAACACGTGAATATGAAGTAGGTACGCTAGTACTCGATATGATAGACAAAGCATCTAATCAGCTAGTTTGGCGCGGTGCAAAAGAAGGCCGCTTGCGTAGCAACCAATCACCTGAGCAAAGAACAGCATCAATTAACAAAACCATTTCAGAGTTGCTGGCTAACTTCCCACCACAGCCACAACATTAAGCGAAAACCGGATCAAGCCTAGGCTTGATCCGAATTCTTCATCACTATTTTGAAGGTGAACAGTCTTAAGGTGAATAAACCTTAACTTTATCTGCTAGGTTTGATTATTAGGGCTTAATCAAATATAAGTGCCAAACTCGGCCGTCCAACAGCAACTCCATATCTTAAACCCAATTGCAATAACGGATGCTCATCCGACTAGTATTTGGACAGAAATGTTTTTGGTCGTCGGCTGTATTAGGCGAATTTCGCATAAAAATTTCTATGGGTTAACGCCAAAATCAGCCGCGCTTATTCAGCGTCGGCTGCATTTTTTTGTTATACATCTATGTAAGATTTAGTCGCCTGTTAACTTCATCAATTGGGTTGTCACCCTTCCTTATTTCTAAGGGGAACCCCTCTACCTCAAGAATGTTTGTATTCAGTTCAACGACCAAATAAATTTCATTATTCTCAATTTTTGTTGAAAGATTAAATAAATCAGACTTTGCTCCAAACATATTTCTGCTTGACGACTTTAATTCAGCCTCAGTCGTTGATGGGGAGATCATGGCGAGAGCTGGAGTTGTGATCGCCAATACAATTTCTCTAATTGCTTCAGCTTCATTTATTTCCTCTGCATTAGATGCATACCTGATTGCTCTAACTATATCACCATAACTATTTTCTATAGCACTAGTCTCCATTGACAGAATTGACGTGGCTTCATGGGAGGCTGCATTTGGCTTTTCATCTGCTGTTAATTGGTCTGAATATTGATAGTAAGACTCTATCGTTCCAAGCCTCAAAATAAAGCAGCCTAGTTTCTCCAGCATTCCTAGAAGCATTAACAGTCTCGTTTTAATCGAAGACCAGTCTTGGCTATTAGTTACATCATTTAATTGAGGCTGCTCTGCCCCCATAAGCCAGCAAAAAGCAGCTCTTCTTTTTGCAATTATTTCATCTCGTTCCAGATCTCGATGGACCCAATAGGAATGTAAAGAAGCAAATGGCTCAATATCACTCCAGTTTGAATCTACTAAATTAGAAAAATCATTGTATACATTTCTAGAAAACGTAGGTGCGTCCCGGTGCCCCATTTCTGACGCAATTGAATTTGCCTGAGGCAAAGAAGTAAACGAGCTGATAATATCTAAATTATCAGTTAGAGCATCTGCATCTCCCATCATTACCGGGTTCTTACCAATTAGGCGCATCAACTTGATTACTACAGGAAATTGCCCCTTACCTGTGACTGGCAGTATCTGGGATCCAGCGGCTTCAGTATTTAATGACATCTTTCTACTAATTGACGAACACATAATTTGATCACTAGGGCCCTCAACCAATAATGGCGAATGACAGAAAAGTGCTAATTTATGTTCTTGCCCGATTCTTGAAAGCAATGCCTGTATCTTTCTACTCCTAAATTCTGGAAGCTGTGGGTCAATTTGTATCGGAGCTGTAAATACATCGTTGCAAAATACGATTGATGCCAATTCGTCAACTGAATTTAACTCAACAAACTCGGTCGAATGAGTAGATAGAACAACTAACTTCTTACCATCTTCCTCTGGGTTTCCTGCAACCTTCTTTATTTCCTGCAATAGAAATGACTGCAACTGAGGGTGTAATGAAACTTCTGGCTCATCGATTAAGACTGCGCCAACCTCATCATCATATATCGCTGCCAAGATAGCTGTCAGATGCAGTAACCCACTTGCTTCTCTTGAGGAGGAATAGTTATTTGTATCAGAATCAACTCTAGTAAAGTTAACTCTTAGGTGCCCACCATCCCACTCAATAAAGATGTTTCTTTTAAATAGCTTTTTAAGACGTTCCTGAATCTTAATTAAAATATCAGGTCTTTCGGAAAGGGTTCCAAAGTCACCCAAGACAGTTTCATTTTCGTGACGATAGTTTAATGACATTTTATTACCGTATTGGGCATCATCAAATCGAATACGGCCACCCCTTTGTCCGTCATAGTTGGAGCGATAAGTCTCAAGTGGGCCTAACCTTCCTGCTGAAATATATCTAACCTTTTTCGCGCTAGAATGAGGACTAATGGCTTGTTTCAATGCTCTCATTAGTTGAGTTTTACCTGAGCCGTTCGGACCTAAGAGAGTGGTAATACCACTATGTACCGAGATTTCCTTTGCTT
This genomic interval from Pseudoalteromonas galatheae contains the following:
- a CDS encoding ATP-dependent nuclease is translated as MEFPTNIQVNINVSSLSGVEAKEISVHSGITTLLGPNGSGKTQLMRALKQAISPHSSAKKVRYISAGRLGPLETYRSNYDGQRGGRIRFDDAQYGNKMSLNYRHENETVLGDFGTLSERPDILIKIQERLKKLFKRNIFIEWDGGHLRVNFTRVDSDTNNYSSSREASGLLHLTAILAAIYDDEVGAVLIDEPEVSLHPQLQSFLLQEIKKVAGNPEEDGKKLVVLSTHSTEFVELNSVDELASIVFCNDVFTAPIQIDPQLPEFRSRKIQALLSRIGQEHKLALFCHSPLLVEGPSDQIMCSSISRKMSLNTEAAGSQILPVTGKGQFPVVIKLMRLIGKNPVMMGDADALTDNLDIISSFTSLPQANSIASEMGHRDAPTFSRNVYNDFSNLVDSNWSDIEPFASLHSYWVHRDLERDEIIAKRRAAFCWLMGAEQPQLNDVTNSQDWSSIKTRLLMLLGMLEKLGCFILRLGTIESYYQYSDQLTADEKPNAASHEATSILSMETSAIENSYGDIVRAIRYASNAEEINEAEAIREIVLAITTPALAMISPSTTEAELKSSSRNMFGAKSDLFNLSTKIENNEIYLVVELNTNILEVEGFPLEIRKGDNPIDEVNRRLNLT
- a CDS encoding DUF4136 domain-containing protein, with the translated sequence MFKNIVIATLVLMLAACAKTPDWDYDKSVQFANYKTYAWSPEADLKNNGREYQVNDLMEKRIRSAIQNEMSKQGFTLTDPQSADLLVNYHASVDTKIESDSLHTTYGARWNYWGIGWQTQTTTREYEVGTLVLDMIDKASNQLVWRGAKEGRLRSNQSPEQRTASINKTISELLANFPPQPQH
- a CDS encoding coiled-coil domain-containing protein; amino-acid sequence: MSEQLYGLSKLALLNTAGYAKCVIPLDKSASICAPNNTGKSSVINALQFPLINDLRLTEWDGHDLEETRKFYFSSDQSYILLEANLPHGDVVIGVAGLGKIAGYAHQFFCYQGKLNLDDYTEGKSIIKYTKLFNHLQEKQLKPVELKAQELNALLTGGATPFDGDINLKMIPLNNVQDAPVYKEIFRRILNLHKLGAQDVKRFMLKVFERHMSNSKVDFYEVWRRAFDKVNRARRELNALESMQEPISALEKMLENEAVLKGKLAAYAPKLDLALVEYDNYHNEQIAELATQLEDIEAEKREFESKQQLYVQQSRDIERKQTQIEQWFTDFHALKREFELTNHATLKTNLTLLKKEYEQLSFSINSAQGQSLHTLDFRINETQKQIKSLKLQLKNLEFNLFTRMREDLSLKEVEEISRILNPDLLSFSTTSQGEIDITDEDAFGAFLESLSKSVQGGELKVPGATVKLKKLSPVQMQSGENKAQLQAQLESLQQSLNDLKQQREVAANVAEKQKERDALYDELMATEAAMKRFEQYQTMLQSVDAQQALKEQLEMEREQVDEYLHDIQRNAGSISDRRSIIKSKQDLLVRQADRLKQVKSERIDHTLDLYSGKLAPYEIDINLDFDNLSEVIHQFNKDCNELRNLDVNVRNTYLHIYNAGITKFENESDVTIKYQKLISAYHNLDNERDAVDKQARVALTEVAATIKGLRQDLDRLRREMNSFNKGISQHRISNLQAFKINVIPRKMLVDSIDTIISTSDLYEKGESLDLLSEQPSSEKSVNEAKDHIIKLASDKAGLTLTDLFDIRFEVVNRAGETEHFDKIDSAGSNGTRITIKLLCGMLFIRYLLSDQEQAMYRIPIYIDEAADIDPQNQKAIIETALSFGFVPIFASVKPQISCDYLVPIRNVAQGSQNWVDEKDWIEVEH